Below is a genomic region from Microcoleus sp. bin38.metabat.b11b12b14.051.
CGCTTTACCAAATCGACTCAAGATTTAGCACAAATCCGGGAAGAACATCTTCACCTGATAAAGTAGCAGGCGAGTCCAGCACTTCAACTTCTGCGCCCTGACGATAAATTTCAACTTGTCGAGACTTGCGGTTAATTAACCAACCCAAACGCGCACCATTACCTCGGTACTCTTTCATTTTATCCTGAGTTTCTTTCAAGCTATCGCTCGGAGACATTAACTCGACTACAAAATCAGGACAAATGGGGGGGAATTTCTTTTTTTGTTCGGGAGTCAGAGCATTCCAGCGTTCTAATTTTACCCATGAAGCATCAGGGGCTCTATTTGCACTATTAGGAAGTTTGAATCCTGTTGAGGAATCAAACACTTTACCCAGTTTATTTTGCTCGTTCCAATTCCAAATCTGTGCAGTTAATCCTGCATTACTGTTTCCAGTCTCTCCTCCTGCTGGTGACATGATAATTAGTTCTCCTTTCGCTGTTCGTTCCAGTCTAATATTTTCATTTTCCTGACAAAGCTGAAAAAACTGTTCGTCTGTCAGCTTAATGATGGGGTTGAGGTTGAGGGTGAGGGTAGTCATAGCGGTATTTTATCGTGGCTAAACGACCTTTATTAAGGATTGTAGCATATTGAGTGAGTTGCGAGGGCGATCGCACTTTTATTGACTGTTCTTGATGTGATGTTCAACATAAGAGCGCAGTACAGCATTCATCAGAGATTGATAACCTTTTCCTTGACTTTTGAACCAATCTAGGACATCGCTATCGACTCTTAAAGAAATAGCTTGTTTAGCGATCGGTTGCACGAGTTTGGCTTTTTCCCAGAAACTTGCATCTAACTCAGGAATCTCAGACGTATCAATGGCGGATTCTGGGATATTTTTTAGTTCTTCAAGTCGTTTGTGCGAGATAGTCATATTCAAACTGCACGAGTATGTATATACAAAGCGTATCTACTCACAGGATAGCATAAAGGGCGATCGCCCTGCGAAAATATTCCCCAAAGCCGGATCGAGGGAGAGGTGGAGGGGCGGTGACAATCGCAGTTTGCGAATAAATGGGCGATCGCTATACAAGCAAACATGAGGTTACTCTATGCTAAAATGAATGGTTATTCCTTCAAAAAGTTAAGAAGAAATTATTATGGCAACTGCACCCAGAATTGAATCTCACAATTTAAGCATAGCCGATCTCTTTAAAGAGTTTTATGCAGTACCGGACTTTCAGCGGGAGTATGTATGGGCTGATGAAAATGTTGAAAAATTGCTTGTAGATATTATTGATGAATTATATGATAATGACGAACCACTAGAAGATAGCGAATATTTTTTAGGCTCTCTTGTTGTCTATCCAGATCAAGGAACTTTTCAATTAATTGATGGTCAGCAAAGGCTAACAACAATATATTTGCTTTTTTGTGCCATTCGAGATTTTGTGATTGAATCAGGAAACAAATCAAAAGCGATAGAAGGTTTAATAGCAGGAGTTGATCAAGATACTAAGACTGGTCTAGACATAGATAGATATCGACTAACTCTTCAATATGGAGATGGTGCAAAAGTTTTAGAAATTATTGCTGACAGTAAAAGTAATATTTCAAGTATTGATAAAATAGCCTCTGAATCAGCTACTAAGCTGGTCGATGCTTATGAAACAATTAGGGAATTCTTGTTGTCCCGCTTTGGATCTAGTGTCGAAAAAAGACTACAGTTTTCTGGTATTTTTACCAGTCGAGTTAAATTAATTAGAATTGGAACGTTAAACTTAAAAAGTGCTCTTAAAGTTTTCGAGACAATCAACCATCGCGGAGTAGGATTAAACTCTATGGATTTACTTAAAAACTACTTATTTATCAATACATCTAAACAAGGAAGTAAAGATTTAAAATCTCATTGGAAAGAGTTAAAAAAACGATGGGATAAAATGATTAATATTATTCATGATTGCAAGGAAGATCCTATGCGATTCTTGCGTTATTATATTATGTCTCACTATCAAGTTAATTTGCAGAATAACTTTCCAGAAGAAGCTATATATGATTGGTTTACTAAAGAAGGTAGCAGATATAAAATAGATAAATATCCTTTGAAGTTCGTGGATACTTTGATCAAAGCAAGTGAAGACTTCAGCAACTTTACTAGATGTAAAAATGTTGATGGTTCTGACAATCAATCCTTGAAGAATATTAAAAAGCTACAAGGAAGATATAGCCAACACTTCATCTTACTTCTTGCAGCAAGAGAACTGCCAAAGGATTTATTCATAGAATTATGCTGTCACATTGAAAATCTTTTATTTACTTACACTATTACTCGTTCGACTCGTAAGGACATCAATATGATTCGTGATTTTTCCCAGTGGAGTCAAGACCTACTGGAAGTAAAAAAACGAGAACATTTTGAAACTTTTATTGAATTGTATTTCACAGAAAAATTGGTATCTTTATCTAATGAGTTTAATTCTGCTTTTCGTGAATTAACAGAATCTAAAATAGCTACATATCGTATTCGCTATGTACTAGCTAAAATAACTCAATTTGTGGACAACCAAGCTTACAGTAATGTTAGCCAGTTAGATAGATACTTAGATAAATCGATAACTATTGAACACATACTACCCAAATCAGTCAACCCTGAGTTGAGAAGTAAATTTGACAAACCGAATGAGTATGGTTCTTATGTTGAAAAGCTTGGTAACTTGGTTCTTTTAGAGAAGACAATCAACAGTTCTCTTTCTGACTCGACCTATGATGCTAAAAAAAGCGGTTATAAGCAGTCACAGCTTTTGCTCCCTCGTTCCCTTGTTGAAAAGCCTGGTGTAGGGAATAACACGCAATTAAACCGTACTGTAAATGACCTTAATCTTGATCAGTTTGAAGTTTGGGATTCCAAAGCCATAGACAAGCGTCAAGAAATGCTCGTTCACTTAGCTAGGCGAGTATGGGGTTTTGAAACACAACACAAGTAGTTTATCGAGAATGTAGAGGCAGACCCGAAAGGCCTGCCCCAAACTATCCTACTCTACCCCTTCAATCCGGTCTTCCACCTCTTGATACAACTCGCGCAACCTGTCCAAATTACTCTCCGAAGTCTCCCAATAACCCCGGCCGTTCACCTCAAGCAAAGTGCTGACAATCTTGCGGAACGAATGAGGATTCAGATTCAGCAAACGCTTCTGCATCTCCGCATCTTCGATAAATGTGGTGTTCACATCCTCATACACCCAATTATCCACAGCGCCCGCCGTCGCACTCCATCCAGTAGTGTTCACCAGACGCTTAGAAATCTCCCGCACGCCTTCATAACCGTGCGATAACATTCCTTCATACCACTTCGGATTCAGCAGCTTGGTGCGCGAATCTAAACGCACAGTTTCTGATAGCGTCCGTACCTGCGCGTTGGCTGTCGTTGTATCAGCAACGAAGGATGTTGGTTGCTTACCGTCGGCGCGCAAACTGCCGATTAATTTGGTCGGATCGGAGTCGAAATAGTGCGACACGTCGGTTAGCGAAATCTCCGCAGAATCTAAGTTCTGGAAGGTGACTTCAGCAGTTTTTAAGGATGATTCAAAAATCTGCCGGTCTTGTGCCATTGTTCCGGGATTGTCGGAAGAAAAGGCGAAGGATTTGCGGGTTAAGTACATTTCCTGCAACTCGGCTTCGCTTTCCCATGTGCTGTTTTCGATCGCCAAATTGACGTTAGATGAGTAGGAACCGGAAGCGTTGGAAAATACGCGGGTTGCTGCTTGGCGCAGGTTGATGCCCATTTCTTCGGCTTGCTTCAAGGCGTGTTTGCGGACGAAGTTCATTTCTAACGGTTCGTCGGCTTCTGCTGCCATTTTCACGGCTTTATCTAACAGGTTCATTTGGTTGATGAACAAGTCACGGAAGACGCCGGAACAGTTAATTACTACGTCAATCCGAGGACGGCCCAACTCTTCCAAGGAAAGCAATTCGAGTTTGTTGACTCGGCCCAATGCGTCAGGAACTGGTTTGACTCCTACCATCCACATTACTTGCGCTAGGGATTCGCCGTAAGTCTTGATGTTGTCGGTTCCCCAAAGCACAACGGCGATGGTTTCGGGATAGTTGCCGCCGTTATCGGTGCGCTGTCTTTCTAATAGTCGATCGACTACAACCTTAGCAGACTTCACCGCACCCGTCGTGGGGATTGACTGC
It encodes:
- a CDS encoding BrnA antitoxin family protein; the encoded protein is MTISHKRLEELKNIPESAIDTSEIPELDASFWEKAKLVQPIAKQAISLRVDSDVLDWFKSQGKGYQSLMNAVLRSYVEHHIKNSQ
- a CDS encoding DUF262 domain-containing HNH endonuclease family protein — encoded protein: MATAPRIESHNLSIADLFKEFYAVPDFQREYVWADENVEKLLVDIIDELYDNDEPLEDSEYFLGSLVVYPDQGTFQLIDGQQRLTTIYLLFCAIRDFVIESGNKSKAIEGLIAGVDQDTKTGLDIDRYRLTLQYGDGAKVLEIIADSKSNISSIDKIASESATKLVDAYETIREFLLSRFGSSVEKRLQFSGIFTSRVKLIRIGTLNLKSALKVFETINHRGVGLNSMDLLKNYLFINTSKQGSKDLKSHWKELKKRWDKMINIIHDCKEDPMRFLRYYIMSHYQVNLQNNFPEEAIYDWFTKEGSRYKIDKYPLKFVDTLIKASEDFSNFTRCKNVDGSDNQSLKNIKKLQGRYSQHFILLLAARELPKDLFIELCCHIENLLFTYTITRSTRKDINMIRDFSQWSQDLLEVKKREHFETFIELYFTEKLVSLSNEFNSAFRELTESKIATYRIRYVLAKITQFVDNQAYSNVSQLDRYLDKSITIEHILPKSVNPELRSKFDKPNEYGSYVEKLGNLVLLEKTINSSLSDSTYDAKKSGYKQSQLLLPRSLVEKPGVGNNTQLNRTVNDLNLDQFEVWDSKAIDKRQEMLVHLARRVWGFETQHK
- a CDS encoding Uma2 family endonuclease, whose amino-acid sequence is MTTLTLNLNPIIKLTDEQFFQLCQENENIRLERTAKGELIIMSPAGGETGNSNAGLTAQIWNWNEQNKLGKVFDSSTGFKLPNSANRAPDASWVKLERWNALTPEQKKKFPPICPDFVVELMSPSDSLKETQDKMKEYRGNGARLGWLINRKSRQVEIYRQGAEVEVLDSPATLSGEDVLPGFVLNLESIW